A window of Cucurbita pepo subsp. pepo cultivar mu-cu-16 chromosome LG06, ASM280686v2, whole genome shotgun sequence contains these coding sequences:
- the LOC111796795 gene encoding LOW QUALITY PROTEIN: uncharacterized protein LOC111796795 (The sequence of the model RefSeq protein was modified relative to this genomic sequence to represent the inferred CDS: deleted 2 bases in 2 codons; substituted 1 base at 1 genomic stop codon), with product MSGSLNVSEXSDPPDEKLNNSALQLSRRTYPPRDSFHFSPPFFGYAGTKSPLTTNQRTSSGWVLAGVGXMGEGTPRRRFSSWAAVSRSRGPSAPCPRIRVICSHKRLLQSDLAGERSQFAAENKTGSERTFVRFFSTKHGSLRITVGRWLPKETPIRSAPRLGGIYLIPITRRGSP from the exons ATCAGATCCACCGGACGAGAAACTCAAT AATTCTGCACTGCAGCTGAGTCGTCGGACTTATCCACCAAGGGATTCCTTTCATTTCT CGCCCCCTTTC TTTGGGTATGCAGGTACTAAGAGTCCTCTCACTACCAACCAGCGGACATCATCTGGCTGGGTCTTGGCCG GCGTAGGGTAGATGGGAGAGGGAACGCCTAGACGACGTTTTTCTTCCTGGGCAGCTGTAAGTAGATCGAGAGGTCCTTCTGCCCCTTGTCCCCGAATAAGGGTCATATGTTCTCATAAAAGGTTGCTCCAATCTGACCTAGCTGGCGAGCGATCCCAGTTCGCAGCAGAGAACAAGACAGGAAGCGAGCGTACCTTTGTTCGCTTCTTCTCCACCAAGCACGGAAGTTTAAGGATAACTGTAGGTCGGTGGCTACCTAAGGAAACTCCGATTCGATCCGCCCCCCGGCTGGGAGGCATCTACCTCATCCCGATCACAAGGAGAGGTTCACCATGA